A stretch of the Streptosporangium sp. NBC_01755 genome encodes the following:
- a CDS encoding DUF6113 family protein codes for MAVNAVLVMLGLLMGVLGGFGHSWYVGPVPASAFGCVALLFVIAYGAGRVTRGKAAALSFAMGWAAITMIWITGRPEGDLVIANDLSGYVYLYGGLAAVAMAVLLVPPAANSGSWLLTQHGYGPRPQASPAPPGPQVPPDQAPPGPQVPPDQAPPGPQVPPG; via the coding sequence GTGGCGGTCAACGCTGTGCTCGTTATGCTCGGGCTGCTGATGGGCGTCCTCGGCGGGTTCGGGCACTCCTGGTACGTCGGGCCCGTCCCAGCCTCCGCCTTCGGCTGCGTCGCCCTGCTGTTCGTGATCGCCTACGGGGCGGGCCGGGTGACCCGAGGCAAGGCCGCGGCCCTGTCGTTCGCGATGGGCTGGGCAGCGATCACCATGATCTGGATCACCGGGCGGCCGGAGGGCGACCTGGTCATCGCCAACGACCTGTCCGGTTACGTCTACCTCTACGGGGGCCTCGCGGCGGTCGCGATGGCGGTACTGCTCGTGCCACCGGCCGCGAACAGCGGGTCGTGGCTGCTCACCCAGCACGGGTACGGCCCTCGCCCGCAGGCGTCACCCGCACCGCCGGGTCCGCAGGTCCCACCTGATCAGGCACCGCCGGGTCCGCAGGTCCCACCTGATCAGGCACCGCCGGGTCCGCAGGTCCCACCCGGCTAG
- a CDS encoding S9 family peptidase — MSESFPRLHARTRRFTLGVPRGFTIAPSGDRVVFLRTRGGSDPVTCLWEYDVLSGAERLVVDPRVLAADDENLPPEERARRERSREQAGGIVGYSTDAAVTTAAFALSGGLYVVDLKTGYIRKPKTPGPVIDPRMSPTGEHVGYVTGGAFHIQDLADEVDHALARPEAPEVTYGLAEFIASEEMDRMRGYWWSPSGDAILVERADESPVQRWHIADPANPGRPAAEQRYPSAGTANAGVELFVLTLTGARVPVPFDDEYLVNAAWDAHGLLIVTMTRDQRTMRLLAVDPATGTSTLVREDTDPAWVDIVTGVPGHLADGSLVWAAASEGGHRLIVGDGPVTPPTLQVREILDIDGETVLFRASGEPTEIAVWAYRRGQITLVSPTEGGVYSGHTAGGTLVITGQTLDSEGSATRVLHNGTPRGHITSYAERPGLDLRVSLIKAGKRDLATAVLLPSGHVPGSARLPVLMDPYGGPHAQRVLAAAGAHLTSQWFADQGFAVVVADGRGTPGRGPEFERAVLHDLATPVLEDQIDALHGAAARFPDDLDLTRVGIRGWSFGGYLAALAVLRRPDVFHAAVAGAPVTDWRLYDTCYTERYLGRPDEGHYDSSSLFADAEKLDRPLLLIHGLADDNVVAAHTLRLSSALLAAGRPHNVLPLSGVTHMTPQEVVAENLLLLQVDFLKKALV; from the coding sequence ATGAGTGAGAGCTTTCCTCGCCTGCACGCCAGAACCCGCCGATTCACCCTCGGAGTGCCCCGCGGTTTCACGATCGCGCCAAGCGGTGACCGCGTCGTCTTCCTGCGGACCAGGGGCGGCTCCGACCCGGTGACCTGCCTGTGGGAGTACGACGTCCTCAGCGGCGCGGAACGGCTCGTCGTCGACCCGCGCGTCCTGGCCGCGGACGACGAGAACCTGCCGCCGGAGGAGCGGGCACGCCGCGAGCGGAGCAGGGAACAGGCCGGAGGCATCGTCGGATACAGCACCGACGCCGCGGTGACCACCGCCGCGTTCGCGCTCTCCGGCGGCCTCTACGTCGTCGACCTGAAGACCGGGTACATAAGGAAACCGAAGACCCCCGGACCGGTGATCGACCCCCGGATGTCCCCTACAGGAGAGCACGTCGGCTACGTGACCGGCGGCGCCTTCCACATCCAGGACCTGGCGGACGAGGTCGACCACGCGCTGGCCCGCCCCGAGGCCCCGGAGGTGACCTACGGCCTGGCCGAGTTCATCGCCTCCGAGGAGATGGACCGCATGCGGGGCTACTGGTGGTCCCCGTCAGGGGACGCGATCCTGGTCGAGCGTGCCGACGAGTCGCCGGTCCAGCGGTGGCACATCGCCGACCCGGCCAACCCGGGCCGGCCCGCCGCCGAGCAGCGCTACCCCTCCGCTGGAACCGCAAACGCGGGGGTCGAGCTCTTCGTGCTGACCCTCACCGGAGCCCGGGTCCCCGTGCCCTTCGACGACGAATACCTGGTCAACGCCGCCTGGGACGCCCACGGCCTGCTGATCGTCACCATGACGCGCGACCAGCGGACCATGCGACTGCTCGCCGTCGACCCGGCCACCGGCACCTCCACCCTGGTGCGCGAGGACACCGACCCCGCCTGGGTCGACATCGTCACCGGCGTTCCCGGCCACCTGGCCGACGGCAGCCTCGTCTGGGCCGCCGCCTCCGAGGGCGGCCACCGCCTGATCGTCGGCGACGGCCCCGTCACGCCGCCCACCCTCCAGGTCCGCGAGATCCTCGACATCGACGGCGAGACCGTGCTCTTCCGGGCGAGCGGGGAGCCCACCGAGATCGCGGTATGGGCGTACCGGAGGGGCCAGATCACGCTCGTCAGCCCGACAGAGGGCGGCGTCTACAGCGGCCACACCGCGGGCGGCACCCTCGTGATCACCGGTCAGACCCTCGACAGCGAGGGCTCGGCCACCCGCGTCCTGCACAACGGCACGCCCCGCGGCCACATCACCTCGTACGCCGAGCGTCCCGGCCTGGACCTGCGGGTCTCCCTGATCAAGGCGGGCAAGCGCGACCTGGCCACCGCGGTGCTCCTGCCCTCCGGGCACGTGCCGGGCTCGGCGAGGCTGCCGGTCCTCATGGACCCGTACGGCGGACCGCACGCCCAGCGCGTCCTGGCCGCCGCCGGGGCGCACCTGACCAGCCAGTGGTTCGCCGACCAGGGCTTCGCGGTGGTCGTGGCCGACGGCCGCGGCACCCCCGGCCGGGGCCCCGAGTTCGAGCGGGCCGTCCTGCACGACCTGGCCACCCCGGTCCTGGAGGACCAGATCGACGCCCTGCACGGCGCCGCCGCGCGGTTCCCCGACGATCTGGACCTGACACGGGTCGGCATCCGCGGCTGGTCCTTCGGCGGCTACCTGGCCGCCCTGGCCGTACTCCGCCGCCCCGACGTGTTCCACGCGGCCGTCGCGGGAGCCCCGGTGACCGACTGGCGCCTGTACGACACCTGCTACACCGAGCGCTACCTCGGCCGGCCCGACGAGGGGCACTACGACTCCTCGTCCCTGTTCGCCGACGCCGAGAAGCTGGACCGCCCCCTCCTGCTGATCCACGGCCTGGCCGACGACAACGTGGTCGCCGCCCACACCCTCCGCCTCTCCTCCGCCCTCCTGGCCGCCGGCCGCCCGCACAACGTGCTGCCGCTGTCCGGGGTGACTCACATGACCCCGCAGGAGGTCGTGGCGGAGAACCTGCTGCTGCTCCAGGTCGACTTCCTGAAGAAGGCCCTGGTCTGA
- a CDS encoding aldose 1-epimerase family protein gives MTNIAPTGTQYSIVAGGFQAVITEVGAGLRSLTLDGRPLVVGFPEDLSPIGGAGLPLLPWPNRIEDGRYTFDGKERQLALSEPRTGNAIHGFSRSFPWRVLSHDDASILLGLRLFPQLGYPHILDLAIRYTLGASGLEVEVAAENVGTTDAPYGFGAHPYLTLGSLDGTLDDAVLELPAAQWLAVDDRKIPVGRQDVKETEYDFRTARPINGTVLDTAFTDLERGADGLVRVRLSDADGTRGVQLWAGEGIEWLQLYTGDTLPEGHRRQGLAVEPMSCPPNAFRSGEDVIRLAPGGRAVHHWGIGPI, from the coding sequence GTGACAAACATCGCGCCCACCGGGACTCAGTACAGCATCGTGGCCGGCGGTTTCCAGGCGGTCATCACCGAGGTCGGGGCCGGCCTGCGGAGCCTCACCCTGGACGGCCGGCCGCTCGTCGTCGGCTTCCCCGAGGACCTGTCCCCGATCGGCGGCGCGGGGCTGCCGCTGCTCCCCTGGCCGAACAGGATCGAGGACGGCCGCTACACGTTCGACGGTAAGGAGAGGCAACTCGCGCTGAGCGAGCCGCGGACCGGCAACGCGATCCACGGCTTCTCCCGGTCCTTCCCCTGGCGTGTCCTCTCCCACGACGACGCCTCGATCCTGCTGGGGCTGCGGCTCTTCCCCCAGCTCGGCTACCCGCACATCCTGGATCTCGCCATCCGGTACACACTGGGCGCGTCCGGTCTGGAGGTCGAGGTGGCCGCGGAGAACGTCGGCACCACCGACGCGCCGTACGGCTTCGGAGCCCACCCCTACCTGACCCTGGGCTCCCTCGACGGCACCCTCGACGATGCCGTCCTGGAGCTTCCCGCCGCCCAGTGGCTCGCGGTGGACGACCGGAAGATCCCCGTCGGCCGCCAGGACGTCAAGGAGACCGAGTACGACTTCAGGACCGCCCGCCCGATCAACGGGACGGTTCTCGACACCGCGTTCACCGACCTGGAGCGCGGCGCCGACGGGCTGGTACGGGTGAGGCTGAGCGACGCGGACGGCACCCGCGGGGTCCAGCTGTGGGCGGGTGAGGGGATCGAGTGGCTCCAGCTCTACACCGGTGACACCCTCCCCGAGGGGCACCGCCGCCAGGGGTTGGCGGTGGAGCCGATGAGCTGCCCGCCGAACGCCTTCCGCAGCGGTGAGGACGTCATCCGGCTCGCTCCCGGAGGCCGCGCCGTCCACCACTGGGGAATCGGCCCGATCTGA
- a CDS encoding FAD-dependent oxidoreductase → MRANSEKILVVGAGVSGLTTALCLAREGFRVTVIADRFAPDIVSVVAGALWEWPPAVCGYHHDQVSLARSKNWCVTSYRIFEELARTGVPGVAMRRSNFYFKHPVEENPHDLHKMRELAGKVRGFVHDRSLVERNGIDPGYGVVDAYSHMAPMIDTDRYMLWLMRQVKMHGVRVRRHRIEGSLTERKAELLDRFDAEAIVCCAGIGTAELRGVGMYPLRGALVRVRNDGIDEAHCVSHDEANNGEQDIVFIVPRSPRILVLGGLAEKDEWDTGINLENHPPVRDMYERCLAFMPALRSFALDPDEPVRAGLRPFRKENVCLEWDEEGRIIYNFAHGGAGFSFSWGCAQEAVSLVRAAVQDRTYSYSC, encoded by the coding sequence GTGCGCGCGAATTCAGAGAAGATACTTGTCGTCGGAGCCGGTGTGAGCGGGTTGACGACCGCGCTGTGTCTGGCCAGGGAGGGGTTCCGGGTCACCGTCATCGCGGACAGGTTCGCACCCGACATCGTCTCGGTCGTCGCGGGCGCGCTGTGGGAGTGGCCGCCCGCGGTCTGCGGTTACCACCACGACCAGGTCTCGCTCGCTCGCTCCAAGAACTGGTGCGTCACCTCGTACCGGATATTCGAGGAGCTGGCCCGGACCGGGGTTCCCGGGGTGGCCATGCGGAGGTCCAACTTCTATTTCAAGCACCCCGTCGAGGAGAATCCCCACGATCTCCACAAGATGCGGGAGCTCGCGGGGAAGGTGCGCGGCTTCGTCCACGACCGATCGCTCGTCGAGCGGAACGGCATCGACCCCGGCTACGGCGTGGTCGACGCCTACTCCCATATGGCGCCCATGATCGATACAGACCGGTACATGCTGTGGCTGATGCGGCAGGTCAAAATGCACGGGGTGCGGGTCAGGCGGCATCGGATCGAGGGGTCGCTGACCGAGCGGAAGGCCGAGCTCCTCGACCGGTTCGACGCCGAAGCGATCGTCTGCTGCGCGGGAATCGGCACCGCCGAGCTCCGCGGTGTCGGCATGTATCCACTCCGCGGTGCGTTGGTACGGGTCCGCAACGACGGGATAGACGAGGCCCACTGCGTCTCCCACGACGAGGCGAACAACGGCGAGCAGGACATCGTCTTCATCGTGCCGCGCAGTCCGCGGATCCTTGTTCTCGGCGGGCTGGCGGAAAAAGACGAGTGGGACACCGGAATCAACCTGGAGAACCACCCTCCGGTACGGGACATGTATGAGCGCTGCCTGGCCTTCATGCCCGCGCTGCGAAGTTTCGCACTGGATCCCGATGAGCCGGTACGGGCTGGCTTGCGGCCGTTCCGGAAGGAAAACGTCTGCCTTGAGTGGGACGAGGAAGGACGGATCATCTACAACTTCGCACATGGCGGGGCCGGATTCAGCTTTTCCTGGGGTTGCGCCCAGGAGGCCGTCAGTCTGGTGCGCGCGGCCGTGCAGGACCGCACGTACTCCTA
- a CDS encoding MBL fold metallo-hydrolase, with translation MSQTSHPEAASQTAAEPVGLAEEPPRRSGWSARFATRPARALRQLGRASRRVAAAEAVTCSPAPPESPTRPESPTRPEPPPRPVLPPGRPAPAPRRSWPGGFRDRLTSPVPTFQELLAVTWHGMLRPGIGDADRIPVHRNGLAHVTGTAAVVTWVGHATYVVQIGGLTVLTDPVWARKIPGSRPRLTPPGVAWADLPRIDAVVISHNHYDHLDAQTVRRLPRSTPVLVPAGLRSWFTRRGFRHVTELDWWESTWVGGVRFDFVPAHHWSRRSVWDTCKTLWGGWVIASEDQTIYFAGDTGYGERFAQIGARYPGGIDLALMPVGAFEPRWFMKAVHVDPAQAVRACQDVGARRMATMHWGTFVLSGESLLAPVEEARAAWAEAGRDRVDLWDLAVGESRVLKT, from the coding sequence ATGTCGCAGACGTCCCACCCCGAAGCCGCATCCCAGACTGCCGCGGAACCCGTGGGCCTTGCCGAAGAGCCACCCCGCCGTTCCGGGTGGTCCGCCCGCTTCGCCACGCGGCCGGCGCGCGCGCTGAGGCAACTGGGCCGGGCTTCCAGGCGGGTGGCCGCGGCCGAGGCGGTGACCTGCTCTCCCGCGCCTCCGGAGTCCCCCACCCGGCCGGAGTCCCCCACCCGGCCGGAGCCTCCCCCACGACCGGTGCTCCCACCGGGCCGCCCGGCACCCGCGCCGCGGCGGTCGTGGCCGGGCGGTTTCAGGGACCGGCTGACCTCCCCGGTCCCGACCTTCCAGGAGTTGCTGGCGGTCACCTGGCACGGCATGCTCCGTCCAGGGATCGGGGACGCGGACCGCATACCGGTTCACCGGAACGGGCTTGCCCACGTTACGGGGACCGCCGCGGTCGTCACCTGGGTGGGCCACGCGACGTACGTGGTGCAGATCGGCGGGCTGACCGTCCTCACCGACCCGGTCTGGGCGAGGAAGATCCCCGGCAGCCGGCCCCGCCTCACCCCGCCCGGCGTCGCGTGGGCGGACCTGCCCCGGATCGACGCCGTGGTGATCAGCCACAACCACTACGACCACCTGGACGCGCAGACCGTGCGGAGGCTGCCGCGGAGCACGCCCGTCCTGGTCCCCGCCGGGCTCAGGTCCTGGTTCACCAGGCGCGGGTTCCGCCACGTCACCGAGCTCGACTGGTGGGAGAGCACCTGGGTGGGCGGTGTCCGCTTCGACTTCGTACCCGCCCACCACTGGAGCCGCAGGTCGGTGTGGGACACCTGCAAGACCCTCTGGGGCGGCTGGGTGATCGCCTCCGAGGACCAGACGATCTACTTCGCCGGGGACACCGGCTACGGCGAGCGCTTCGCCCAGATCGGGGCACGCTATCCGGGCGGCATCGACCTGGCCCTGATGCCGGTGGGCGCGTTCGAGCCCCGCTGGTTCATGAAGGCCGTGCACGTCGACCCCGCGCAGGCAGTACGGGCGTGCCAGGATGTCGGGGCGCGCCGGATGGCGACCATGCACTGGGGCACGTTCGTGCTGTCAGGAGAGTCGCTCCTCGCGCCGGTGGAGGAGGCCAGGGCGGCCTGGGCGGAGGCGGGACGGGACCGCGTCGACCTGTGGGACCTCGCCGTCGGCGAGTCCCGCGTCCTGAAGACCTGA
- a CDS encoding penicillin acylase family protein, translating into MPRPLKWLARVLSVLVVLGLLFAGAGVWSVRASFPQLEGELKVRGLTGKVTVYRDKTGIPHIYADSPDDLFLAQGYVHAQDRFFEMDFRRHVTAGRLSEMFGSATLTEDRVIRTMGWRKVAEKELPLLDEQTRRYLDAYAGGVNAWMEQHDGFAARSLEYVLLRATSPDYRPEPWTPVDSLTWLKAMAWDLRSNMTDEIGRALAASKLPRGRVEQLWPTYPYDTNQPIVTRGSVGERGFDQAEEPKKSVTEPPGTPAAGALIRAAEAIRAVPSLMGDPAGGSGIGSNSWVVGGKHTKSGKPLLSNDPHLSPSMPSVWYQAGLHCRAKSPECPFDVTGFTFSGVPGVIIGHNDRISWGLTNLGPDVADLYLERIKDDSYLFMGDWKPLTTRTETIKVAGGADVQLKVRDTMHGPIISDALESTKDTLPGMDAAFGEKAEAVALKWTALEPGRTADAIFALNTAQDWQQFRAAASKFEVPAQNLIYADTAGNIGYQAPGRIPVRSHGDGTWPVPGWTGEYAWQSTIPFNELPSVYNPPEGYIVTANNAVIDPTRYPYILTKDWAYGYRSQRILDRLREAVKDGKVDVAAMSALQQDTDNGFADFLVPKLMDIKIAGPAEDARELLRKWDRSQGEDSAPAMYFNAVWRRLLIETFNDDLPEGAWPGGGDRWFEVVRVMLDKPNDAFWDDSGTPRTETRDDMLRRAMALAYDELNTQLGPDVKDWRWGDLHSLKLVHQTFGTSGIGPIEWLFNRGPFPVAGSDDAVNAAGWDVQFDYTVGWLPSMRMVVDLGNLDESQWINLTGASGHAFHDNYWDQASLWARGKTVPMLAHEESIKKAATNVLTLNP; encoded by the coding sequence ATGCCCCGACCGCTCAAGTGGCTGGCACGCGTACTTTCCGTTCTCGTGGTGCTCGGCCTGCTGTTCGCCGGGGCCGGTGTGTGGAGCGTACGGGCGTCCTTTCCTCAGCTCGAAGGCGAGCTCAAGGTGCGCGGCCTCACCGGGAAAGTCACTGTATATCGCGATAAAACGGGTATCCCGCATATCTACGCCGACTCCCCCGACGACCTGTTCCTCGCCCAGGGCTACGTGCACGCGCAGGACCGCTTCTTCGAGATGGACTTCCGCCGCCACGTGACCGCCGGCCGGTTGTCGGAGATGTTCGGCTCGGCGACGCTGACCGAGGACAGGGTCATCCGGACCATGGGCTGGCGGAAGGTGGCGGAGAAGGAGCTGCCCCTGCTCGACGAGCAGACCCGACGCTACCTGGACGCCTACGCCGGCGGGGTGAACGCCTGGATGGAGCAACACGACGGCTTCGCCGCCCGGAGCCTGGAGTACGTGCTCCTGCGGGCGACCAGCCCCGACTACAGGCCCGAGCCGTGGACCCCGGTCGACTCGCTGACCTGGCTCAAGGCCATGGCCTGGGACCTGCGTTCCAACATGACCGACGAGATCGGCCGGGCCCTCGCCGCGAGCAAGCTGCCGCGCGGGCGGGTGGAGCAGCTCTGGCCCACCTATCCGTACGACACCAACCAGCCGATCGTCACCCGGGGCTCGGTCGGCGAACGCGGGTTCGACCAGGCCGAGGAGCCGAAGAAGAGCGTCACCGAGCCGCCGGGGACACCGGCCGCGGGGGCGCTGATCCGGGCGGCGGAGGCCATCCGCGCGGTGCCGAGCCTAATGGGCGATCCCGCGGGCGGCAGCGGCATCGGCTCGAACTCGTGGGTGGTCGGCGGCAAGCACACCAAGTCGGGCAAACCCCTGCTCTCCAACGACCCTCACCTGTCCCCGAGCATGCCCTCGGTCTGGTATCAGGCCGGGCTGCACTGCCGCGCCAAGAGTCCCGAGTGCCCGTTCGACGTCACCGGATTCACCTTCTCCGGCGTGCCCGGCGTGATCATCGGCCACAACGACAGGATCTCCTGGGGCCTCACCAACCTCGGCCCGGACGTCGCCGACCTCTATCTGGAACGAATCAAGGATGATTCGTACCTGTTCATGGGCGACTGGAAGCCGCTGACCACCAGGACTGAGACGATCAAGGTGGCCGGGGGCGCCGACGTACAACTCAAGGTGCGCGACACCATGCACGGGCCGATCATCTCCGACGCCCTGGAGAGCACGAAGGACACGCTGCCCGGCATGGACGCGGCCTTCGGGGAGAAGGCCGAAGCGGTCGCGCTCAAGTGGACGGCCCTGGAGCCGGGCAGGACCGCTGACGCGATCTTCGCGCTGAACACCGCGCAGGACTGGCAGCAGTTCCGGGCGGCGGCGAGCAAGTTCGAGGTGCCCGCGCAGAACCTGATCTACGCCGACACCGCCGGCAACATCGGGTACCAGGCCCCCGGGCGGATCCCGGTGCGGAGCCACGGCGACGGCACCTGGCCGGTGCCGGGCTGGACCGGCGAGTACGCCTGGCAGTCGACGATCCCCTTCAATGAGCTGCCCAGCGTCTACAACCCGCCGGAGGGCTACATCGTGACCGCCAACAACGCGGTCATCGACCCCACCCGCTACCCGTACATCCTGACCAAGGACTGGGCGTACGGATACCGCTCCCAGCGCATCCTGGACCGCCTCCGTGAGGCGGTGAAGGACGGCAAGGTGGACGTGGCGGCGATGAGCGCGCTGCAGCAGGACACCGACAACGGCTTCGCCGACTTCCTGGTGCCCAAGCTGATGGACATCAAGATCGCCGGCCCCGCCGAGGACGCCCGCGAGCTGCTGCGGAAGTGGGACCGCTCGCAGGGCGAGGACTCGGCCCCCGCGATGTACTTCAACGCCGTCTGGCGGCGCCTGCTCATCGAGACCTTCAACGACGACCTGCCCGAGGGAGCCTGGCCCGGCGGCGGCGACCGCTGGTTCGAGGTCGTACGGGTCATGCTCGACAAGCCGAACGACGCGTTCTGGGACGACAGCGGCACACCACGCACCGAGACCCGCGACGACATGCTGCGACGGGCCATGGCCCTGGCCTACGACGAGCTGAACACCCAGCTCGGCCCGGACGTCAAGGACTGGCGCTGGGGGGACCTGCACTCGCTGAAACTCGTCCACCAGACCTTCGGAACCTCGGGGATCGGCCCGATCGAGTGGCTGTTCAACCGGGGCCCGTTCCCGGTGGCGGGCAGCGACGACGCGGTCAACGCCGCCGGCTGGGACGTCCAGTTCGACTACACGGTGGGCTGGCTGCCGTCCATGCGAATGGTGGTGGACCTGGGCAACCTGGACGAATCCCAATGGATCAACCTGACCGGCGCCTCCGGCCACGCGTTCCACGACAACTACTGGGACCAGGCGTCACTCTGGGCGCGTGGCAAGACCGTCCCCATGCTCGCCCATGAGGAGTCCATCAAGAAGGCGGCCACCAACGTCCTGACGCTCAACCCCTGA
- a CDS encoding ATP-binding protein has protein sequence MAARLLSVLVGVLADRFRTTTGDTNAPAAPMWSPYLGRIPGWSTTPNHTPVISQRFPATTDQVRPARTFVADILGDDHPLRDDAMLLASELATNAVEHSTRPTDTEPADTKTPGARTADTTPDDRPREFVVTVAFTPHGVIVTVQDPGSAQIPRTRNPQPNATGGRGLLLVNELATRWGFHRDPTATVIWFELR, from the coding sequence ATGGCCGCGCGACTGCTGTCCGTACTCGTCGGCGTGCTCGCTGACCGCTTCCGGACCACAACCGGCGACACCAACGCACCGGCCGCCCCAATGTGGTCGCCGTACCTGGGCCGGATACCCGGCTGGTCGACGACGCCGAACCACACCCCCGTCATCTCCCAGCGCTTCCCCGCCACCACCGACCAGGTCAGACCCGCACGCACCTTCGTCGCCGACATCCTCGGCGACGACCACCCACTCCGCGACGACGCCATGCTCCTAGCCAGCGAGCTGGCCACCAACGCCGTCGAACACTCCACCAGGCCGACCGACACCGAACCGGCAGACACCAAAACCCCAGGCGCCAGAACCGCGGACACCACACCGGACGACCGGCCACGGGAGTTCGTCGTCACGGTGGCCTTCACCCCGCACGGCGTCATCGTCACCGTCCAAGACCCCGGCTCCGCACAGATCCCCCGCACCAGAAACCCCCAACCCAACGCCACCGGCGGCCGAGGACTCCTGCTCGTCAACGAACTCGCCACCCGCTGGGGCTTCCACCGCGACCCCACCGCAACCGTCATCTGGTTCGAACTCCGCTGA
- the mshB gene encoding N-acetyl-1-D-myo-inositol-2-amino-2-deoxy-alpha-D-glucopyranoside deacetylase, giving the protein MTDRRLMLVHAHPDDETIGSGATMARYAAQGAHVTLVTCTLGEEGEVIPPELAHLTADRDDTLGEHRVSELAAACAALGVTDHRFLGGRGRWRDSGMMGVVSNHAANAFWQADLDEAAGELVRIIREVRPQVLVTYDENGFYGHPDHIQAHRVAWRAFELAADPAFGAGAPWRVAKFYHTAMPRSVMIRGEEAMRESGAPFLIEPVADLPFGCADEDVTTEIDARAHIERKIDAMRAHATQISVKPPWFALSNDVGQELLGIEHFILRSGAPGPAGPGTPIEVGGLGEPYGREDDLFAGIR; this is encoded by the coding sequence ATGACTGATCGGCGCCTGATGCTCGTGCACGCCCATCCGGACGACGAGACGATCGGCAGCGGGGCCACCATGGCCAGGTACGCGGCCCAGGGCGCGCACGTCACGCTGGTGACCTGCACCCTGGGGGAGGAGGGCGAGGTCATCCCGCCGGAGCTGGCCCACCTGACCGCCGATCGTGACGACACCCTGGGCGAGCACCGCGTCTCCGAGCTCGCCGCGGCCTGCGCCGCGCTCGGCGTCACCGACCACCGGTTCCTGGGCGGCCGGGGCCGCTGGCGCGACTCCGGCATGATGGGCGTCGTCTCCAACCACGCCGCGAACGCCTTCTGGCAGGCCGACCTGGACGAGGCGGCGGGCGAGCTCGTCAGGATCATCCGCGAGGTGCGGCCCCAGGTGCTCGTCACCTACGACGAGAACGGTTTCTACGGCCATCCCGACCACATCCAGGCCCACCGGGTCGCCTGGCGGGCCTTTGAGCTGGCGGCGGACCCGGCGTTCGGTGCGGGCGCCCCGTGGAGGGTCGCCAAGTTCTACCACACCGCCATGCCCAGGTCGGTGATGATCAGGGGCGAGGAGGCGATGCGTGAGAGCGGCGCCCCCTTCCTCATCGAGCCGGTCGCCGACCTGCCGTTCGGCTGCGCGGACGAGGACGTCACCACCGAGATCGACGCCCGCGCCCACATCGAGCGGAAGATCGACGCGATGCGGGCGCACGCCACCCAGATCAGCGTGAAGCCGCCCTGGTTCGCCCTGTCCAACGACGTCGGCCAGGAGCTGCTCGGGATCGAGCACTTCATTCTCCGCTCCGGCGCGCCGGGCCCCGCAGGTCCGGGAACGCCGATCGAGGTGGGAGGACTCGGCGAGCCTTACGGCCGCGAGGACGACCTCTTCGCCGGGATCCGTTAG